A single region of the Solwaraspora sp. WMMD791 genome encodes:
- a CDS encoding GNAT family N-acetyltransferase, whose translation MALWRIRATVDDRPGYLAVLTASLALRAVNILAVQVHTTEAGAVDDFLVDAPETLTEADLVAAVERGRGRDPWVARAEARGLADQPTRSLALANRLVRDPEALGDVLRALLGASAVTWRPAPVPEPAARMSDTMRLPDPAGGCYDVVRREPSFTPAEFARAQALVELAAAVNRRTGDQVNLMLADGTELTVRSAVTDDLPALRAMISRCPVSGGTPGLPGRPSATVTARLQRMLEQPRGLLLVAVEASAAGDQIVGVGQLVVEGALGEVSLLVEPTWRRRGVGTALLRRLAAAAGRAGQVALVAHVAASDLGMLRTLARLQRPGPVEQDGELMSVTVPLVDRPVDVAAPTPAATT comes from the coding sequence ATCCTCGCCGTCCAGGTGCACACCACCGAGGCGGGAGCGGTCGACGACTTCCTGGTCGACGCCCCGGAGACGCTGACCGAGGCGGATCTGGTCGCCGCAGTGGAGCGGGGTCGGGGTCGCGACCCGTGGGTCGCCCGGGCCGAGGCCCGTGGCCTGGCCGATCAGCCGACCCGGTCGCTGGCGCTGGCCAACCGACTGGTCCGGGATCCGGAGGCGCTCGGTGACGTACTGCGGGCGTTGCTGGGTGCCAGTGCGGTGACCTGGCGTCCGGCCCCGGTACCGGAGCCGGCCGCCCGAATGTCCGACACCATGCGCCTGCCCGATCCGGCCGGCGGCTGCTACGACGTCGTGCGCCGGGAGCCCAGCTTCACCCCGGCCGAGTTCGCTCGGGCCCAGGCACTGGTGGAGCTGGCGGCGGCGGTCAACCGTCGGACCGGTGACCAGGTCAACCTGATGCTGGCCGACGGCACCGAGCTGACCGTGCGGTCCGCCGTAACCGACGATCTGCCCGCCCTGCGGGCGATGATCTCCCGCTGTCCGGTCTCCGGCGGTACGCCGGGGCTGCCCGGTCGCCCGAGCGCGACGGTCACCGCCCGGCTGCAGCGGATGTTGGAGCAGCCCCGTGGTCTGCTGCTGGTCGCTGTCGAGGCCAGCGCGGCCGGCGATCAGATCGTCGGCGTCGGTCAGCTGGTCGTCGAGGGTGCGCTCGGCGAGGTGTCGCTGCTGGTGGAGCCGACCTGGCGGCGGCGCGGAGTCGGTACCGCGCTGCTGCGTCGGCTCGCTGCGGCCGCCGGCCGCGCCGGCCAGGTGGCGCTGGTGGCGCACGTCGCCGCCAGCGATCTCGGCATGCTCCGGACGCTGGCCCGGCTGCAGCGTCCCGGGCCGGTCGAACAGGACGGGGAACTGATGAGCGTAACGGTGCCGTTGGTCGATCGGCCGGTCGACGTCGCGGCACCGACTCCCGCCGCCACGACCTAG
- a CDS encoding glycoside hydrolase family 9 protein yields MRESNRPASVVTGRTRRQRRLAAAGLAVLLAAVAVLVTAPRSGAAAAGPFNYGEALQKSLLFYEAQQSGPLPQWNRVSWRGDSALTDGADVGLDLTGGWYDAGDHVKFGFPMAFTTTMLAWGAVEYRAGYSASGQLPHLLDNLRFVNDYFIKAHPSPNVLYGQVGKGDDDHKWWGPAEVMPMARPAYKIDASCGGSDLAAETAAAMAASSMVFRPTDPAYADTLVRHARQLYTFADTVRRAYHECITDATSFYRSWSGYQDELVWGAIWLHRATGEAAYLAKAEAEYDNLGTEPQTTTRAYKWTLAWDNKQFGAYVLLANLTGKQKYVDDANRWLDYWTVGVNGEKVRTSPGGMAVLDTWGALRYAANTAFAALVYSDNTTDATRRTRYHDFAVRQIDYALGDNPRNSSYVIGFGANSPRNPHHRTAHGSWWDSMQVPEQTRHVLYGALVGGPSAPDDAYTDRRDDYVMNEVATDYNAGFTSALARLHIEYGGTPLANFPQPQAPDIDEMSVETTIMQNETRSTGVKVIIYNKSAFPARALTRATFRYYFVRDGSGALQVSSPYSQGCPKPTEARQHSGDLWFVEVDCTGHTIAPAGQSAHRMEVQLKIGVAEGGTWNPANDPSYQAAAGPNRSVPLYDGGLLIWGQEPDGPTPSPTPSVSPSPSVSPTPSPSVSPSVSPSPSVSPSVSPTPSPTGTLPVLGCRVAYSTNDWSTGFTGTVTITNMGGSPISGWTLRFAFPGGQLITQGWSATWSQSGNQVTATNASWNGALAPGASTSIGFNGTHPGSNPRPTSFSLNGQVCTTV; encoded by the coding sequence ATGCGCGAAAGCAATAGACCTGCCAGCGTCGTCACTGGTCGGACCCGACGGCAGCGCCGGCTGGCCGCCGCCGGCTTGGCCGTCCTGCTCGCCGCGGTCGCGGTGCTCGTGACGGCGCCGCGCTCCGGCGCGGCCGCCGCCGGGCCGTTCAACTACGGCGAGGCCCTGCAGAAGTCACTGCTGTTCTACGAGGCGCAGCAGTCCGGCCCGCTGCCGCAGTGGAACCGCGTCTCCTGGCGCGGCGATTCGGCACTGACCGACGGCGCCGACGTCGGTCTGGACCTGACCGGTGGCTGGTACGACGCCGGAGACCATGTCAAGTTCGGCTTTCCGATGGCCTTCACCACCACGATGCTCGCCTGGGGCGCGGTCGAGTACCGGGCCGGCTACAGCGCCTCCGGGCAGCTGCCGCACCTGCTCGACAACCTGCGGTTCGTCAACGACTACTTCATCAAGGCCCACCCGTCGCCCAACGTGCTCTACGGGCAGGTCGGCAAGGGCGACGACGACCACAAATGGTGGGGTCCGGCAGAGGTGATGCCGATGGCGCGGCCGGCGTACAAGATCGACGCCAGCTGTGGCGGCTCGGACCTGGCCGCCGAGACGGCGGCCGCGATGGCCGCGTCGTCGATGGTGTTCCGGCCGACCGATCCGGCGTACGCCGACACGCTGGTCCGCCACGCCCGGCAGCTCTACACCTTCGCCGACACCGTGCGCCGGGCGTACCACGAGTGCATCACCGACGCGACCAGCTTCTACCGATCCTGGAGCGGCTACCAGGATGAACTGGTCTGGGGCGCGATCTGGCTGCACCGAGCCACCGGGGAGGCGGCCTACCTGGCCAAGGCCGAGGCCGAGTACGACAACCTCGGCACCGAACCGCAGACCACCACTCGCGCCTACAAGTGGACCCTGGCCTGGGACAACAAGCAGTTCGGCGCGTACGTGCTGTTGGCGAACCTGACCGGCAAGCAGAAGTACGTCGACGACGCCAATCGCTGGCTGGACTACTGGACCGTCGGGGTCAACGGCGAGAAGGTCCGTACCTCGCCCGGTGGCATGGCCGTGCTGGACACCTGGGGGGCGCTGCGCTACGCCGCGAACACCGCGTTCGCCGCGCTGGTCTACAGCGACAACACCACGGACGCCACCCGCCGGACCCGATACCACGACTTCGCCGTCCGGCAGATCGACTACGCGCTCGGCGACAACCCGCGCAACTCCAGCTACGTCATCGGCTTCGGGGCGAACTCGCCGCGCAACCCGCACCACCGCACCGCGCACGGCTCCTGGTGGGACAGCATGCAGGTGCCGGAGCAGACCCGGCACGTGCTGTACGGCGCGCTGGTCGGCGGTCCGTCGGCGCCCGACGACGCGTACACCGACCGTCGTGACGACTACGTGATGAACGAGGTCGCCACCGACTACAACGCCGGCTTCACCTCCGCCCTGGCCCGGCTGCACATCGAGTACGGCGGCACCCCGCTGGCCAACTTCCCGCAACCGCAGGCACCGGACATCGACGAGATGTCGGTCGAGACGACGATCATGCAGAACGAGACCCGGTCGACCGGTGTCAAGGTGATCATCTACAACAAGTCGGCATTTCCGGCGCGGGCGTTGACCCGGGCCACCTTCCGGTACTACTTCGTCCGGGACGGCTCCGGGGCGCTCCAGGTGAGCAGCCCGTACAGCCAGGGGTGCCCGAAACCGACCGAGGCCCGGCAGCACTCCGGTGACCTGTGGTTCGTCGAGGTCGACTGCACCGGTCACACCATCGCTCCGGCTGGTCAGTCGGCGCACCGGATGGAGGTGCAGTTGAAGATCGGGGTCGCCGAGGGCGGCACCTGGAATCCGGCCAACGATCCGTCGTACCAGGCGGCGGCCGGGCCGAACCGGTCGGTGCCGCTCTACGACGGTGGCCTGCTGATCTGGGGGCAGGAGCCGGACGGACCGACGCCGTCGCCGACCCCGTCGGTCTCGCCGAGCCCGTCGGTGTCGCCCACGCCGTCGCCATCGGTGAGTCCGTCGGTGAGCCCGTCGCCGTCGGTGAGCCCGTCGGTGTCGCCGACCCCGTCACCGACCGGGACGTTGCCGGTGCTGGGCTGCCGGGTGGCCTACAGCACCAACGACTGGTCCACCGGGTTCACCGGCACGGTGACGATCACCAACATGGGCGGTTCCCCGATCAGCGGGTGGACGCTGCGGTTCGCCTTCCCCGGCGGTCAGCTGATCACCCAGGGCTGGTCCGCCACCTGGTCGCAGAGCGGCAACCAGGTGACCGCGACGAACGCGTCCTGGAACGGTGCCCTCGCCCCCGGCGCGAGCACCAGCATCGGGTTCAACGGCACCCATCCGGGCAGCAACCCGCGACCGACATCGTTCAGTCTCAACGGGCAGGTCTGCACCACGGTCTGA
- a CDS encoding low temperature requirement protein A, translating into MTADNRLGLLRGEQAPRRATFLELFFDLVFVVALALLSETLVNRMTPVGAMESAILLLAIWWVRVITTLVTDLYNPDSVAIKAVTVGVMFGALLMAAALPAAFGDRALLFAGAYVAIHLGRGLFFFLLLHEQMARQRALRIWAWFGVSALPWLLGAVLGGTAQLLLWAVALAIEYAVFAAGYPVPGRQSIPARQFNPTAEHLAERYHQFFIIALGDIILVAGLAFSRGAVTPGRTVGFVVAFASAAILFRIYVHCAGAQLTNAIEAARTPGQFTRAAPYTHLLMIAGVVATATSAKLVIDQPTGTIPISWSIVIVGGAVVFLIGRSRFEYEVFGRFGWPLLAGTGALVLLAPALSHLPPVWVAGCVNVVLLTIVVFDLALRGRRNPVPVDPPL; encoded by the coding sequence GTGACCGCCGACAACCGGCTCGGACTGCTCCGCGGTGAGCAGGCGCCGCGCCGGGCCACGTTCTTGGAGCTCTTCTTCGACCTGGTCTTCGTCGTGGCCCTCGCGCTGCTGTCGGAAACCCTGGTGAACCGAATGACCCCGGTCGGCGCCATGGAATCGGCGATCCTGCTGCTGGCGATCTGGTGGGTGCGGGTGATCACCACTTTGGTCACCGACCTCTACAACCCGGACAGCGTCGCGATCAAGGCCGTGACGGTCGGCGTCATGTTCGGCGCGTTGCTGATGGCGGCCGCGCTGCCGGCGGCCTTCGGCGACCGTGCCCTGCTGTTCGCCGGCGCGTACGTGGCCATCCACCTGGGTCGAGGTCTGTTCTTCTTCCTGTTGCTGCACGAGCAGATGGCCCGCCAGCGGGCGCTGCGGATCTGGGCCTGGTTCGGTGTCTCCGCGTTGCCGTGGCTGCTCGGCGCCGTCCTCGGCGGCACCGCGCAGTTGCTGCTCTGGGCGGTCGCGTTGGCGATCGAGTACGCCGTGTTCGCCGCCGGCTACCCGGTGCCTGGCCGTCAATCGATCCCCGCCCGCCAGTTCAACCCGACGGCCGAGCACCTGGCGGAGCGGTACCACCAGTTCTTCATCATCGCCCTCGGCGACATCATCCTGGTGGCCGGCCTGGCGTTCAGCCGCGGTGCCGTCACGCCCGGCCGGACCGTCGGGTTCGTCGTGGCGTTCGCCAGCGCCGCGATCCTGTTCCGGATCTACGTGCACTGCGCCGGGGCCCAACTGACCAACGCCATCGAAGCCGCCCGTACCCCAGGTCAGTTCACCCGGGCGGCACCGTACACCCACCTGCTGATGATCGCCGGTGTGGTGGCGACCGCCACCAGCGCGAAGCTGGTCATCGACCAGCCGACCGGCACCATCCCGATCAGCTGGTCGATCGTGATCGTCGGGGGAGCGGTGGTCTTCCTGATCGGCCGCAGCCGGTTCGAGTACGAGGTCTTCGGCCGGTTCGGCTGGCCGCTGCTGGCCGGTACCGGGGCGCTGGTGCTGCTCGCCCCGGCGCTGTCACACCTGCCGCCGGTGTGGGTCGCCGGCTGCGTCAACGTGGTGCTGCTGACGATCGTCGTGTTCGACCTGGCGCTGCGCGGTCGGCGCAACCCGGTGCCGGTGGACCCACCGTTGTGA
- a CDS encoding GH25 family lysozyme, with protein sequence MSTTVTVSHNTPAVGRLLAAALTLLGVTATILVIAAVPARAATTAGIDVSHWQGSINWTSVRNSGIEFAYIKATEGTSYKDPRFNTNYVAAYNAGVIRGAYHFALPDRSSGAVQANYLASNGGAWSADSRTLPAALDIEHNPYGAMCYGLSQSAMRSWINDFLATYRSRTGRYAVIYTTTSWWTSCTGNWTGPWSNHPLWIARWSSSPGTLPAGAPYWSFWQYTASGSVAGVAGAVDRNHWNGTRARLVALANNT encoded by the coding sequence ATGTCCACTACCGTCACCGTCAGCCACAACACACCCGCGGTAGGTCGGCTGCTCGCCGCAGCACTCACCCTGCTGGGCGTCACCGCGACGATCCTGGTCATCGCCGCCGTACCGGCGCGGGCGGCGACCACCGCCGGCATCGACGTCTCACACTGGCAGGGCTCGATCAACTGGACCAGTGTGCGCAACAGCGGAATCGAGTTCGCCTACATCAAGGCCACCGAGGGCACCAGCTACAAGGATCCCCGGTTCAACACCAACTACGTGGCGGCGTACAACGCCGGGGTGATCCGGGGCGCATACCACTTCGCGCTTCCGGACCGCTCCTCCGGCGCGGTCCAGGCCAACTATCTGGCCAGCAACGGTGGTGCGTGGTCGGCGGACAGCCGCACGCTGCCGGCGGCGCTCGACATCGAGCACAACCCGTACGGCGCGATGTGCTACGGGCTCAGCCAGTCGGCGATGCGCAGCTGGATCAACGACTTCCTGGCCACCTACCGGTCGCGGACCGGCCGGTACGCGGTCATCTACACCACCACCAGCTGGTGGACCAGCTGCACCGGCAACTGGACCGGGCCGTGGAGCAACCATCCGTTGTGGATCGCCCGGTGGTCGTCGAGCCCGGGAACGCTGCCGGCCGGCGCGCCGTACTGGTCGTTCTGGCAGTACACCGCGAGCGGCAGCGTCGCCGGTGTCGCCGGGGCGGTCGACCGCAACCACTGGAACGGTACGCGGGCCCGGCTGGTCGCCCTGGCCAACAACACCTGA
- a CDS encoding S8 family peptidase, protein MTVSAIRKVLTTGLLALLVAVGQPTPALAAGPLGEIRRAGGATAVPDSYVVVLRADPTADPATTAHRLTARYGGTVHHVLHAALTGFTVSMSARAARRLAADPAVAHVEQDHVVTPLNAGVQLNPPSWGLDRIDQRYLPLDGRYAYPSTAPNVRAYVIDTGVRQSHTDFGGRVAPGFDVIDGGPADDCNGHGTHVAGIIGGRAHGVAKAVQLVPVRVLSCTGSGTTAGVITGIDWVTANAVRPAVASLALGGGASTALDTAVTASIRSGISYAVPGGSSATSACNTSPARVPAALTVAGTTITDARMSSASYGSCIDLFAPGAGITSTWHTTDTATVTISGSSMASAHVAGCAALVLATNPTWSPAQVADRLVSTATTGVVTNPGAGTPNRLVHCIG, encoded by the coding sequence GTGACAGTCTCCGCGATCCGGAAAGTGCTCACCACCGGCCTGCTCGCCCTGCTGGTGGCGGTCGGGCAGCCGACCCCGGCACTGGCCGCCGGCCCGCTCGGCGAGATCCGCCGGGCCGGCGGCGCCACCGCCGTGCCGGACAGCTACGTCGTCGTTCTGCGCGCCGACCCCACCGCCGACCCCGCGACGACCGCCCACCGACTCACCGCTCGCTACGGCGGCACCGTGCACCACGTCCTACATGCCGCGCTGACCGGGTTCACCGTCTCGATGTCCGCTCGGGCGGCCCGCCGCCTCGCCGCCGATCCGGCGGTCGCCCACGTCGAGCAGGACCACGTCGTCACCCCGCTGAACGCTGGCGTACAGCTGAATCCGCCGTCCTGGGGTCTGGACCGCATCGACCAGCGCTACCTGCCGCTGGACGGTCGGTACGCCTACCCGTCGACCGCGCCGAACGTGCGGGCCTACGTGATCGACACCGGGGTACGACAGTCCCACACCGACTTCGGCGGCCGGGTGGCCCCCGGGTTCGACGTGATCGACGGTGGACCCGCCGACGACTGCAACGGCCACGGCACACACGTCGCCGGCATCATCGGCGGCCGGGCACACGGGGTGGCCAAGGCCGTCCAACTGGTGCCGGTACGGGTGCTCAGCTGCACCGGGTCGGGCACCACCGCCGGGGTCATCACCGGAATCGACTGGGTCACCGCCAACGCGGTCCGGCCGGCGGTCGCCAGCCTCGCCCTCGGTGGCGGGGCGAGTACGGCGCTGGACACCGCCGTGACCGCCTCGATCCGTTCCGGGATCAGCTACGCGGTGCCCGGCGGCAGCTCCGCCACCAGCGCCTGCAACACCTCCCCCGCCCGGGTGCCCGCCGCGCTCACCGTCGCCGGCACCACGATCACCGACGCCCGGATGAGCTCGGCGAGCTACGGGTCGTGCATCGACCTGTTCGCCCCCGGGGCGGGCATCACGTCGACCTGGCACACGACCGACACCGCCACGGTGACGATCAGCGGCAGCTCGATGGCGTCGGCGCACGTCGCCGGCTGTGCCGCGCTGGTGCTGGCAACCAACCCGACGTGGAGCCCGGCCCAGGTCGCCGACCGGCTGGTGTCGACGGCGACCACCGGTGTGGTCACCAACCCCGGTGCCGGCACCCCCAACCGACTCGTCCACTGCATCGGCTGA
- a CDS encoding S1 family peptidase yields the protein MTADSGPTRTRTGTGTSDGRARPLGRVGTAVLVMALLAAAGLAGAAPAVATPAVGVSAPAARDTGKATAEAMIQAYLTTYPGMTADTAATAVAAQARGDLLKADLVARSATFGGAWFDPHAATYRVAVTSPTAAAEITAVGRRLGIPVRTHQVTRTYAELERQAEALRTGRDPLGAAAAGLVGIDVVDNSVVVAVARQRQAALAGRAPAGVRVVAADTHAVDLDACVSRADCTDSLRSGLVIRRPGATCSAGFTARGSTGIRWLLTSGHCAGLDAAWSTGTTTPAVVGTMTDAIDSGRVDAGAIQVTDAGYHVDTVGRIYLHGVPGRSAPVDGAAATMGFILQGETVCLAARVTEPASPGNPCGTITLVSDPQRRGMVRVDGYDACPGDSGGGWYWLSSSGTRWAYGLHSRSASGCNSAPHTSWFSPLPSFWSGLTYERG from the coding sequence GTGACAGCTGACTCAGGCCCGACCCGCACCCGCACCGGCACCGGCACATCTGACGGCAGGGCCCGCCCGCTGGGCCGGGTCGGCACCGCCGTACTCGTCATGGCGTTGCTCGCCGCAGCCGGCCTGGCCGGAGCCGCCCCGGCGGTGGCCACACCGGCCGTAGGGGTGAGCGCCCCCGCCGCCCGCGACACCGGCAAGGCCACCGCCGAGGCGATGATCCAGGCGTACCTGACCACCTACCCGGGGATGACCGCCGACACCGCCGCGACCGCCGTCGCCGCCCAGGCCCGGGGCGACCTGCTCAAAGCCGACCTCGTCGCCCGGTCGGCCACCTTCGGCGGGGCCTGGTTCGATCCGCACGCGGCGACCTACCGGGTCGCGGTCACCAGCCCGACCGCCGCGGCCGAGATCACCGCCGTCGGCCGCCGACTCGGGATACCGGTACGCACCCATCAGGTCACCCGCACCTATGCCGAGCTGGAACGGCAGGCCGAGGCGCTGCGTACCGGCCGGGACCCGCTCGGCGCGGCCGCCGCCGGTCTGGTCGGCATCGACGTGGTGGACAACAGCGTCGTGGTCGCCGTCGCGCGACAGCGACAGGCCGCGCTCGCCGGGCGCGCTCCCGCCGGTGTACGGGTGGTCGCCGCCGACACCCACGCCGTCGACCTCGACGCGTGCGTCTCCCGGGCCGACTGCACCGACAGCCTGCGCTCCGGTCTGGTGATCCGCCGACCGGGGGCGACCTGTTCCGCCGGTTTCACCGCCCGCGGCAGCACCGGCATCCGCTGGCTGCTGACGTCCGGCCACTGCGCCGGGCTCGACGCCGCCTGGTCCACCGGCACCACCACCCCCGCCGTCGTCGGCACGATGACCGACGCGATCGACTCCGGCCGGGTCGACGCCGGCGCCATCCAGGTCACCGACGCCGGCTACCACGTCGACACCGTCGGACGGATCTACCTGCACGGCGTGCCCGGCCGTTCGGCGCCGGTCGACGGCGCGGCCGCGACCATGGGCTTCATCCTGCAGGGTGAGACGGTCTGCCTGGCCGCCCGGGTCACCGAACCCGCCAGCCCGGGCAACCCGTGCGGCACCATCACCTTGGTCAGCGACCCTCAGCGGCGCGGCATGGTCCGGGTCGACGGGTACGACGCCTGCCCGGGCGACAGCGGCGGCGGCTGGTACTGGCTCAGCTCCAGCGGCACCCGCTGGGCGTACGGCCTGCACAGCCGGAGCGCCAGCGGCTGCAACTCGGCCCCGCACACCTCGTGGTTCAGCCCACTGCCGTCGTTCTGGAGCGGCCTGACCTACGAACGAGGTTGA
- a CDS encoding GNAT family N-acetyltransferase, whose product MAEPATEVVVRAATEADWPGIWRCLAPVVAAGETLTVDPGASEEAVRRYWMSLPPRGRLVVAVDPTGVVLGSARSQPNQGGAGDHVANASFVVGPTAAGRGVGRRLGTYMVELARSDGYRAMQFNAVVETNVRAVALWRSLGFDVLATVPEAFRHPRHGYVGLHVMHRRL is encoded by the coding sequence ATGGCTGAGCCGGCCACGGAGGTGGTCGTCCGGGCGGCGACGGAGGCGGACTGGCCGGGTATCTGGCGATGCCTGGCCCCGGTCGTGGCCGCCGGTGAGACCCTCACGGTGGATCCGGGCGCTTCGGAGGAGGCGGTCCGGCGGTACTGGATGTCCCTGCCACCCCGGGGCCGCCTGGTGGTGGCGGTCGATCCGACCGGCGTGGTGCTGGGCTCCGCGCGCAGTCAGCCGAACCAGGGTGGCGCCGGCGACCACGTGGCGAACGCGTCGTTCGTGGTCGGCCCGACCGCGGCCGGGCGGGGTGTCGGCCGGAGACTCGGTACGTACATGGTGGAGTTGGCCCGGTCGGACGGCTACCGGGCGATGCAGTTCAACGCGGTGGTGGAGACGAACGTACGGGCGGTGGCGCTGTGGCGCTCGCTCGGGTTCGACGTCCTGGCCACGGTGCCGGAGGCGTTCCGACACCCACGACACGGGTACGTCGGCCTGCACGTGATGCACCGGCGATTGTGA
- the bioB gene encoding biotin synthase BioB yields MSQILDLARAQVLERGVGLDEAGVLAVLRLPDEQLPALLQLAHETRMRWCGPEVEVEGIVSLKTGGCPEDCHFCSQSGLFASPVRAVWLDIPSLVEAAKQTAATGATEFCIVAAVRGPDARLMKQLRDGVAAIRAEVDIQVAASVGMLTQEQVDELVEMGVHRYNHNLETCRSYFPNVVTTHTFEERWETLRMVRDSGMEVCCGGILGLGETIEQRAEFAAQLAELDPHEVPLNFLNPRPGTPLGDRPVIDARDALRAIAAFRLAMPRTILRYAGGREITLGDLGTRDGLLGGINAVIVGNYLTTLGRPATEDLALLADLKMPVKALSATI; encoded by the coding sequence ATGTCGCAGATCCTCGACCTAGCCCGCGCCCAGGTTCTCGAGCGTGGCGTCGGCCTGGACGAAGCGGGTGTCCTGGCCGTGCTGCGGCTGCCCGACGAGCAGTTGCCGGCGCTGCTGCAACTCGCGCACGAGACGCGGATGCGGTGGTGCGGACCGGAGGTCGAGGTCGAGGGGATCGTCTCGCTCAAGACCGGCGGTTGCCCGGAGGACTGCCACTTCTGCTCCCAGTCGGGACTGTTCGCCTCCCCGGTGCGGGCGGTCTGGCTGGACATCCCCTCGCTGGTCGAGGCCGCGAAGCAGACGGCGGCGACCGGCGCGACCGAGTTCTGTATCGTGGCCGCCGTCCGGGGCCCGGACGCGCGTCTGATGAAGCAGCTCCGCGACGGTGTCGCGGCGATCCGGGCCGAAGTGGACATCCAGGTCGCGGCGTCGGTGGGGATGCTGACCCAGGAGCAGGTCGACGAGCTGGTCGAGATGGGTGTGCACCGGTACAACCACAACCTGGAGACCTGCCGTTCCTACTTCCCGAACGTGGTGACGACGCACACCTTCGAGGAGCGCTGGGAGACGCTGCGGATGGTCCGCGACTCCGGCATGGAGGTGTGCTGCGGCGGCATCCTCGGCCTGGGCGAGACCATCGAGCAGCGGGCCGAGTTCGCCGCGCAGCTGGCCGAGCTCGACCCGCACGAGGTGCCGCTGAACTTCCTGAACCCGAGACCGGGCACGCCACTGGGTGACCGTCCGGTGATCGACGCCAGGGACGCGCTGCGGGCGATCGCCGCGTTCCGGTTGGCGATGCCCCGCACGATCCTGCGGTACGCCGGTGGCCGGGAGATCACCCTTGGCGACCTGGGTACCCGCGACGGGCTGCTCGGCGGGATCAACGCGGTGATCGTCGGCAACTACCTGACCACGTTGGGTCGCCCAGCGACCGAGGACCTGGCGCTGCTTGCCGATCTGAAGATGCCGGTCAAGGCCCTGTCGGCGACGATCTGA
- a CDS encoding 8-amino-7-oxononanoate synthase, whose protein sequence is MADWWDGLRRRAALRATAGLTRELRPRSAGDGQVDLAGNDYLGLTTHPEVVAAAATALHRYGLGATGSRLVRGSTDAHTALETGLADWLGTERSLVFSSGYLGNLGAVRAVTQPRTLLVSDAHNHASLIDGCRLTGAQTEVVGHADPAAVDDLLATYPGRPAVVVTESVFSVDGDLAPLAALHAVTRRHAALLLVDDAHALGVIGPDGAGGVAAAGLTGAPDVLVTATLSKALGGAGGVLAGPEPLIRHVVDTGRTFIFDTALPPAVAAGALVALRHARAGERLRTELADRVSAAVRRFTAAGLTVGGPPAAGVVSVGAPDPQAAVAWARACHDKGVAVGCFRPPSTPDQRARLRITVNVGVPRADFDHALDVIVKCAP, encoded by the coding sequence GTGGCGGACTGGTGGGACGGCCTGCGGCGGCGTGCCGCCCTGCGGGCCACGGCCGGGCTGACCCGGGAACTGCGCCCCCGGTCGGCCGGCGACGGGCAGGTCGATCTGGCCGGCAACGACTACCTCGGCCTCACCACGCACCCCGAGGTGGTCGCGGCGGCGGCCACCGCGCTGCACCGGTACGGGCTGGGCGCGACCGGCTCCCGGCTGGTACGTGGCTCCACCGACGCGCACACCGCCCTGGAGACCGGCCTCGCCGACTGGCTCGGCACTGAACGCAGCCTGGTCTTCTCCTCCGGCTACCTGGGGAACCTCGGCGCGGTCCGGGCGGTGACGCAGCCGCGTACCCTGCTGGTGTCCGACGCGCACAACCACGCCTCGCTGATCGACGGTTGCCGCCTCACCGGCGCGCAGACCGAGGTCGTCGGGCACGCCGATCCAGCCGCGGTGGACGACCTGCTCGCCACCTACCCCGGCCGGCCGGCCGTGGTCGTCACCGAGTCGGTCTTCTCCGTCGACGGTGACCTGGCACCGTTGGCCGCCCTGCACGCGGTCACCCGCCGGCACGCGGCCCTGCTGCTGGTCGACGACGCGCACGCCCTCGGAGTGATCGGGCCCGACGGTGCCGGCGGTGTCGCGGCCGCCGGGCTCACCGGTGCGCCCGACGTCCTGGTCACCGCGACCCTGTCCAAGGCGCTCGGCGGTGCCGGGGGAGTGCTGGCCGGCCCGGAGCCGCTGATCCGGCACGTGGTCGACACCGGACGGACGTTCATCTTCGACACCGCGCTGCCGCCGGCGGTGGCCGCCGGGGCGCTGGTGGCGCTGCGGCACGCCCGCGCCGGCGAGCGGCTGCGCACCGAGCTGGCCGACCGGGTGTCAGCGGCGGTACGCCGGTTCACCGCCGCCGGGTTGACCGTCGGCGGCCCACCGGCCGCCGGGGTGGTCTCGGTCGGCGCGCCCGACCCGCAGGCCGCGGTGGCCTGGGCGCGGGCCTGTCACGACAAGGGGGTGGCGGTCGGCTGTTTCCGTCCACCGTCCACCCCGGACCAGCGGGCCCGGCTGCGGATCACCGTCAACGTCGGGGTGCCCCGGGCCGACTTCGACCACGCGCTGGACGTGATCGTGAAGTGCGCGCCGTGA